GACCATTGCATCACTTGAAGGGAAGGTTCATCATGCGGAACATGCTCCGGCGCATGTTGATTCCTTTTCTGTGTCTTCTGGGCCTGTTCTGTTCTCTTCAGGCCCAGGATGCCCCAATATTGAAAATCGCGGCTCTGCACCCCGTTCTGGGAGACATGGCCCGCTCCATTGGCGGCAGCCGCGTGCAGGTGGCGGACCTGCTGCGCCCCAACGGCAACCTGCACAGTTTTGAACCCGCGCCGCAGGATATTGCCGCCGCGGGACAGGCGCGCCTGGTGCTGGCCTCCGGCAAAAACCTGGAGCCGTACCTTCCCAAATTAAAGGACGCCCTGGGAGGCAATGTGCAAATTCTGGATCTTGGAGCCTCCGTTCCGGACGTTCCCGTGGAAGAAGACACCGCAGACCATGACCACGAACACGACGGAGACTGCTGCGCCCACGGCCCCAACGACCCCCACTGGTGGCACACCCCGGCCAATATGAAACGCGCCGCCCGCACCCTGGCCGCAACGCTCACGCGGCTGGACCCGGCCCATGAACAGGACTACAAAGCCGGCCTGGCCCGGTGGAACAGAAAGATGGACCAGCTTTCCTCCTGGGCCAGAAAGGAGCTTGCGGACATTCCGGAAAAGGACCGCGTCCTGGTTACGGGGCATGCGGCCATGAACCATTTCTGCCGGGAATTCGGCTTCCGCAGCATCAGCATCCAGGGAATAAGCCGTGAAGACGAAGGCAACTCCGCCCAGCTGGCCTCCACGCTGAACAAGCTGAGGTCCGCCGAGGTCAAGGCCCTGTTCCCGGAATACTCATCCAACCCCAAGAGCCTTACGGAAATCGCCAAATCCCTGAACATCCCCGTTGCCAGGCCAATCAATACCGACGGGCTGGCCCCTGAAGGCCACACGTTCGAATCCATGTTCAGACAAAACACAGGCATCATCAAGGAAGCCCTTGCCCCGTCTCCCAGACCATGACCAGCACTCCCCTGCGGCAGTTTTTTCCCACTCTGGGAGTCGTCATCCTGCTGGGATTCTTCCTTTACAACATGACGGCGCCTTCCCCGGGAACACAGGGAACGGCGCATTCCGCCCCTGCGGCGCCAACCGGGGATGTTCCCACGGTCATCACGGTCAGATGCGCCCACCGTCCGGAAGCCCTTTCCATATCCTGCGGCGGCCGCCTTCTCTGGCAGCCAGAAACGCCCGGGCTGCATGAAGAAACGGAATGCGGCCTGCCGTTGAAAGACGGCTCCGTGATCCTCACCGTTTCCGCCCGCTGGCCGGAAAACACGCTGGACACCCCCGTCACGCTGGAACTGGAACCGGAGGGGAAACCTACCGTCTCCGCCACCCGCTGGTCCTTCGGCCCTACCCTGAACGACAGCTACTCCTTCTCATGGAAATGAACAGCCCAGCCCCACCCTGCACCCGGGATCACATCTGCTGGGGCGCGCACGCCATCCACCCGGACCGCCATCGCCTGGAAGTGGACAGCCTCAGCGTTTATTATGGTAGTCTTCTTGCGCTCAACGGCATCAGCTTTTCCATCACCTGCGGACACACGCTGGCTCTGATGGGTCCCAACGGCGCAGGAAAATCCACGCTGATCAAGGCTCTGGCCGGGCTGATCCGCCCCGATTCCGGAAAAATCCTGTGGAACGGACGCCCCCTGCACGACACGCCGGGAGAAATAGCCTACCTGCCCCAACGTTCCGACGTTGACTGGTCCTTCCCCATCACCGTCCGCGCGCTGGTGGAAATGGGGCGTTATCCTTCCCTGGGCCTGTGGAAAAAATTCGGGAGGCATGACCGGGATATTGTGGAAAAGTCCCTTCACGCTCTCGGTATGGAATCCCTGGCGGACCGCCAGATTTCAGAACTTTCCGGCGGCCAGCAGCAGCGGGCCTTTCTGGCGCGGGCTCTGGCGCAGGAGGCCCATGTCCTCCTGCTGGACGAACCCTTCACGGGCCTGGACGCTCCCGCCAGCCAGTCCCTGGGAAGGCTGCTGGATTCCCTGGCGGCGGAAGGGCGTCTGGTCATCGCCTCCCATCACGACTTGAATACGGCGGCGGATATCTTCGATGCCATCCTGCTGATGAACCGGGAGCTGGCCGCTTTCGGCCCCCCGAAGGAAGTGCTTTCCCCCGCACGCATCCGGGAGATATACGGAATGGACCCCCAACCGGAAACCCAAGCTTCATGATGGACGATTTTCTCCAATTCCTCCGCGAACCCATCGCGCAGCGGTCCCTGCTGGCCTGCGTCATGATCGGCTTCGCCAACGGCTTCGTCAGCGGGCTGGTAATCCTGAAAAAATCCGCCCTCCAAATCGGTACGCTTTCCTGCGCCCTGCTGCCGGGCATTGCGGTGGCGGTGCTCCTCTTCGGCCTTACCCGCTGGAGCCTGCTGACGGGGGCTGTGGTGGCCGCCCTGCTGGTGGGTCTGGGTTCCCTCTTCGTTTCCCGAACATCCCGGCTGAACCAGGACACC
This region of Akkermansia muciniphila genomic DNA includes:
- a CDS encoding metal ABC transporter substrate-binding protein; protein product: MLIPFLCLLGLFCSLQAQDAPILKIAALHPVLGDMARSIGGSRVQVADLLRPNGNLHSFEPAPQDIAAAGQARLVLASGKNLEPYLPKLKDALGGNVQILDLGASVPDVPVEEDTADHDHEHDGDCCAHGPNDPHWWHTPANMKRAARTLAATLTRLDPAHEQDYKAGLARWNRKMDQLSSWARKELADIPEKDRVLVTGHAAMNHFCREFGFRSISIQGISREDEGNSAQLASTLNKLRSAEVKALFPEYSSNPKSLTEIAKSLNIPVARPINTDGLAPEGHTFESMFRQNTGIIKEALAPSPRP
- a CDS encoding metal ABC transporter ATP-binding protein, producing the protein MNSPAPPCTRDHICWGAHAIHPDRHRLEVDSLSVYYGSLLALNGISFSITCGHTLALMGPNGAGKSTLIKALAGLIRPDSGKILWNGRPLHDTPGEIAYLPQRSDVDWSFPITVRALVEMGRYPSLGLWKKFGRHDRDIVEKSLHALGMESLADRQISELSGGQQQRAFLARALAQEAHVLLLDEPFTGLDAPASQSLGRLLDSLAAEGRLVIASHHDLNTAADIFDAILLMNRELAAFGPPKEVLSPARIREIYGMDPQPETQAS